From one Heterodontus francisci isolate sHetFra1 chromosome 17, sHetFra1.hap1, whole genome shotgun sequence genomic stretch:
- the LOC137379259 gene encoding tapasin-related protein-like, whose protein sequence is MLKNKLALCLSALGIVYAVSADTSIEVVQLPESLASVQGSNVTFHCSLPSIQDNSQVSIDWSKEGDDKYLSTATDQRKVFGFINKFNAFLQIANVRFQDAGIYYCTVSYQGYTTRSHIGSNLTVWVPPTAVTIVSREPGRGSALSLTLVCQAAAFYPDVINFGWYKDGIEVTTGIYVIQQRNAGGLYEARSYLEETQPVQSGTVYICLVSHITFRTPLTVTHVITYPKAGNYLLISGCIGYSLICLLFFVLIWKRHQLKEM, encoded by the exons ATGCTGAAGAATAAGCTGGCTCTGTGTCTCTCAGCTTTGGGGATCGTTTACGCAG TTTCGGCAGATACTTCAATCGAAGTGGTTCAACTTCCTGAAAGTCTGGCCTCAGTTCAAGGATCAAACGTTACTTTTCATTGTTCATTACCCTCCATTCAAGATAACTCGCAGGTGAGCATCGACTGGTCGAAAGAAGGTGACGATAAATACTTAAGTACAGCGACTGATCAGCGAAAAGTATTTGGTTTCATAAACAAATTCAACGCGTTTCTTCAGATCGCCAATGTACGCTTCCAGGACGCTGGAATATATTACTGCACTGTCAGTTATCAGGGATACACTACGAGAAGCCATATTGGATCTAATTTAACTGTATGGG TACCTCCAACTGCAGTGACAATTGTCTCCAGAGAACCTGGAAGGGGGTCAGCATTGTCCCTGACACTTGTGTGCCAAGCGGCTGCATTTTACCCGGACGTTATTAACTTCGGCTGGTATAAAGATGGCATTGAAGTTACAACCGGGATATATGTCATTCAGCAGCGAAACGCAGGCGGCCTGTATGAAGCTCGCAGCTATTTGGAAGAGACACAGCCTGTTCAGAGCGGAACTGTTTATATCTGTCTGGTATCACACATCACATTTCGGACTCCGTTAACTGTCACGCATGTTATTACATATCCTAAAGCAG GCAATTATCTGCTGATTTCTGGATGTATAGGATATAGTCTGATATGTCTACTATTCTTTGTCTTAATTTGGAAGCGACATCAATTAAAGGAAATGTAA